In Mycobacterium gallinarum, a single window of DNA contains:
- a CDS encoding DUF559 domain-containing protein → MLDDFLRRHDGVITLAQAKACGLSRHAVNRCERSGHWRRCFPGVYFVDDRPFTDSARIRAAVWGLGRSATGSGLTAAWWHGLTKFAPDIVEVTVPRVSNHRRRHGVRSRRRDLSSKDVVERRGLRVTEPALTVIEAAVRRGGGTELMDRALQGDFELTQLWRAHLRNKGRHGSPSARRLLQAASDGARSEAERLLVRLLRAAKVSGWKANFPVCGYLVDIAFPNERVAVEVDGWAFHSDQRTFQRDRARQNAIALSGWQVLRFTWLDLTEHPQRVIAEIVAALRQPR, encoded by the coding sequence GTGCTCGATGACTTTCTCCGTCGACATGACGGTGTAATCACCCTCGCACAAGCGAAGGCGTGTGGACTCAGCCGGCACGCTGTCAACCGCTGCGAACGCTCGGGGCATTGGCGCCGCTGTTTCCCGGGCGTCTACTTCGTCGATGACAGACCCTTCACCGATTCGGCGCGTATCAGGGCAGCGGTTTGGGGACTCGGTAGGTCCGCGACGGGTAGCGGATTGACTGCGGCGTGGTGGCACGGCCTAACGAAGTTCGCTCCCGACATTGTTGAAGTCACCGTGCCGAGAGTGAGCAACCATCGACGGCGACACGGAGTGCGTTCGCGACGGCGCGACCTTTCATCGAAAGACGTCGTTGAGCGACGGGGGCTTCGTGTCACCGAACCGGCACTGACCGTCATTGAAGCCGCAGTCCGCAGAGGCGGAGGCACCGAGTTGATGGACAGAGCATTGCAGGGCGACTTCGAGCTCACTCAGCTGTGGCGTGCGCACCTTCGCAACAAGGGTCGGCATGGATCGCCTTCGGCTCGCCGCTTACTCCAGGCAGCATCCGACGGTGCGCGCTCGGAAGCCGAACGACTCCTGGTGCGACTGCTGCGAGCCGCCAAGGTATCCGGGTGGAAAGCCAACTTTCCCGTCTGTGGCTACTTGGTCGACATCGCTTTCCCGAATGAGAGGGTGGCGGTCGAGGTCGACGGCTGGGCATTCCACAGCGACCAGAGGACCTTCCAGCGCGACCGCGCGCGTCAGAACGCCATCGCGCTCAGTGGCTGGCAGGTTCTGCGGTTCACCTGGCTGGATCTGACGGAGCACCCGCAGCGCGTGATCGCCGAAATCGTCGCAGCTCTCCGACAGCCACGATGA
- a CDS encoding tellurite resistance/C4-dicarboxylate transporter family protein, translated as MRPDVFAAVMATGIVSIAAADHGLGVISEILIVLAAVGLPVLMFLVAKAWREFDVRDPNVTLALFTYIAACAVVGARLADHRIVLWVLVGLALQGWLSLAPLAARSMWRHRWTGLRDRARGGWELAAVATSGLAIVFAELDVVFWAFIFWVLGICLYLAMTGLVLWRVRHDASSPELVQPDVWILMGGIAIATLAGDHLHHALIPGPIADGVRAVTIATWIVATVWIPVLGYVAVRRSVGLGWPAVFPLGMYSSATYAMFVETGWQWFVTISLTFFWIAFAAWLIVAVGELRRFRRSRAAGAPSDPAR; from the coding sequence GTGAGACCCGACGTATTCGCGGCGGTCATGGCGACCGGCATCGTGTCGATCGCGGCCGCGGATCACGGCCTCGGTGTCATCAGTGAGATCCTGATCGTCCTTGCCGCAGTTGGGCTGCCGGTGTTGATGTTTCTTGTGGCCAAGGCCTGGCGCGAGTTCGATGTGCGCGATCCCAATGTCACGCTGGCGCTGTTCACCTATATCGCGGCGTGCGCGGTGGTGGGTGCGCGGCTGGCCGATCATCGCATCGTGCTGTGGGTGTTGGTCGGCCTGGCGTTGCAGGGCTGGTTGTCGTTGGCGCCGTTGGCCGCTCGCTCGATGTGGCGGCACCGGTGGACGGGGCTGCGCGATCGTGCCCGCGGCGGATGGGAGCTCGCTGCGGTCGCGACGTCCGGGTTGGCGATCGTCTTCGCCGAACTCGACGTCGTCTTCTGGGCGTTCATCTTCTGGGTGCTCGGCATCTGTCTGTATCTGGCGATGACCGGGCTGGTGCTGTGGCGGGTGCGTCACGATGCGTCGTCGCCGGAGCTGGTTCAACCTGATGTATGGATTTTGATGGGCGGCATAGCGATTGCGACGCTGGCCGGTGATCATCTGCATCACGCGCTGATTCCCGGGCCGATCGCCGACGGCGTGCGCGCGGTGACGATCGCGACGTGGATCGTGGCGACGGTGTGGATTCCGGTGCTCGGCTACGTGGCGGTTCGGCGATCGGTGGGGCTTGGCTGGCCCGCGGTCTTCCCGCTCGGAATGTACTCGTCGGCGACCTATGCGATGTTCGTGGAAACCGGCTGGCAATGGTTTGTCACGATCTCGCTGACGTTCTTCTGGATCGCGTTCGCGGCGTGGCTCATCGTGGCTGTCGGAGAGCTGCGACGATTTCGGCGATCACGCGCTGCGGGTGCTCCGTCAGATCCAGCCAGGTGA